The sequence CTCACCCTACAGATAAAGTATTAAAGATTTAATTATCGTAAGATGCAAATGTTACCAGCCTTGACAATGTCAAAATCAAGCACAGATGACACAAACTGAGAGCTAGAAGTAGgcaaaagggggagaaagaaaaggataggTGCATTAATAGTCTCACCTTATATAGTGGGAAATCAAGAAATACTACTGAAAGTTGAACACAACAAACAGATATTTTAGTATACTATTTAAGTTGCAAAGgtaacaaaaaaactaaaaatagtgACACAACTACCAAatcagaaaggagggagggaatttATAGGTTAGCCAAATCTTTATCTATCCTAGCAAGAAGTCAATAAATACAGTCTACAGTTGATAAATCAAGGGATaagcatattatttagaaatttatatAACTACTTGAAAAGCTAAAAGAAGGAACACCAAGAGTGGGGGAGGCCAGCAGCTGCATTTCATAAGCCATTAGACTTTGTAATTGTGGATATATAATACTTtgactaaagaaagaaaaataattatcctACTTAGAACTGACACATCTGAGGACATAAGAACATTATTCTGCCAcctaaaaaaataatacagaatgaATCCACAGGAGCTAAGACAGCCAAAATTGAGATATATCAATGTGGGATAGAGGAGAGGGAACCACTGAGATTAGTGGAGGGGAGGATGAAGACACACATATTAACCACTCCATAAATGGCCATTTATTAAAAATCCAAGCTAGGCACTATTCTATGTTAGAGGCTAGAGACTATAAGAGGAGACCAATCAAATATACACTGAACAACTAAACAATATAAAGCAAATGCTAGATGGCAATTAAGAACTGTCCCAtattatttaagagaaaaataaattccttaaaGGTTGGCGTTGGCCTTGGAATGCAAAGAGAAAGTAGATCTATGCCAAGTTGGCCTTGGATATAGAGAGCTGCAGGGAAGGGAAGTGTGGTGTGGAAAACCCCCTAAGATCTCTCCACTTCTATTCCTGGCACCCTCCAATTTATTTTCCACCCATCAGCAGTATTATCTCTTTAAAACTCAAATTTGATCATATCACTCATCTCTTTGAAAGGCTGATAATTAAATAGGAACAGGTAAAGTAGGCGCCAAACATTTTTGATTGGAGAACTTACAGGAAGTCAGTCACAGGAAGTTGACTGCCTTAGGTAGGCAACTAACATAACAAAAATTATTCTCAAGAGAAAATGAGTAGAcagaaagagaaggtaaagaCAGATCTACAAATTTGGAGTAAAACCAATCTAGGCTTGAAGCTGGCCATGGGAATGAGTAAGAAAGCAAGTAtctaaaagacatttaaaagtttCATAAAAGGGGCCAGGGGCCTACACCAATATGGAGATGTAGAACAAAGGagtaaaaaaagtgaaataaacaaatcaagaaaagatTTCTGGAAGGTAATGAGTCTTAAAGGAGGTAATGAGAACACCATGGCAGGGTGAAGGGGAGAATGAACTGAGTACATGCCTTTCAAAAAGCTATTCAATCAGAAATACGTGTAGTGAAGAGTAAACTGATCAGATTTAGGAATTAAGTAGCAGAAACAGTTCTGAGAGAAGTTACTTAAAATGAGGTGTTTCAAATATTTACCTTTTCAGTGACAAAATTTCGTTAGTATACATGAGTTAATCCAAAATTCCTAAGAACAAAGTGACACAGGCAAGTACAGAATCTCACTGCATCAAAATAAGCACTTTATAAAGATTGTTgaagaaaaagaaccaaaaagcAACCCTTTAAACGTTGGCAGTTGTTTCTGATCTCTAACATGAGGATGAGGGGGAAGATTTCTATCCAGGGCAGAGACCAAAGAAGGAGTCAAGCTTCTGAATCCATCATCCATGGGGGCTTTTCATTTCCTCCCATTTCCTTATGGTTAGCAATTTTCAGGTACAAGTTCTAACTCCGCAAGGGAGGAAATAATCTCACTAAACTAAGCAAGTTAGTTTTTCCTATACTAATAGGAAGTAGAGAAAAAGAATTATCcctaaacaaacaggaagagcTAGGCATCCAATTTATAAGGTTTTGAACTCAGATTATTAGCATAAAAGAAAGAGATCACCCACTGAGAGAGAACTCACCTTCTAGAAAAGCAAATTCATCCATGGCTTCAATTGCATTATCTGAAAAACAAGGTTAAGGTACACCTGATTAATGCTGGTCATTTGGACCTCAGCCCAAAACAGCACAACCCACACAAGGAAGGGCATTTACAAAATTTGCCCCTTGCTGTCTTGAGTCTGAACTTGAAATCCACTCCTGCTCCACCAGCTTCTTGTACACATCAGCTGTCTCTCCACAGGAGTAAGGAAATTCAGAGCATATACTGTTacgtttggggggtggggggtggggtatggAACCCTCTTACAATCCTGGTTTAAACCTAAATGtattcatctctctgctctgaaGAGTCAGAAATCAAACCCACAGTTTCTAGAGGAAGAAGAAACGTCAGGCCCAGTACAAACAGGGCATAGGTGTGAAAGGGTCTAGTCTGCTTTGCCCCTCCAGCCACCCAAAGCCCACAAACTCCAAAAGGAGAGCCTTGTGGCACTGTGGTGCGTCAACAGGAAGCCTCGTTGGGGGACTGTGGCACCCCTCCTGGCCAGCGGTGCCTCCTCAACCACTGACAGGGGAAGCCTGGTCCAACCCTCCTTTGTTCGCCCCCAGACACCACAGTGACACTCTACCCAAATCTCTCCTCTGGAGCGTCTTCCTTTTTCCTTGCTGGGCACAGCAGTAGGCATCTTTTGCAATGGTCTCCACAAACAGTTCCTGTGAAATGAACAAGACGAGCTTATTAGTGCATCCCAGCACAATTCCCGGGAGCGCCGTCATTCCtctgtggggggacagagaggCGGCGGCTCTGGGGCTTAGATGGGGAGGTTCTCAGGGAAGTTCAAGATTGTTCTTGACCTCTTCACCCTCCTCTCCTAGTAGCCCTAAACGACACGTTCCTCCTCCCTTACTTGTAAACCCACCCCACCCAAGATTCCTACAGGTTCCGTTAGACACTGGAAGTGCAAATTAAAGTCCCTGCCCGTAAATGTGAACAAAGCAATGCAACTACTGCAGGGATCTGCACCTTTCCTCGGTCTCCCCAGCAGCTCTCCGTCCTCAGCAAAGCCCGCCCCGCCGCCCCGCCCCTCGCTGCCCTCCAgctccccctccccgccccctcccccgggGCGTGGCCCCCGCGCTCGCGCCGCACCGCGGCTCGGGCCAGAATGAAGATGGCCTCCTGTCCCGCAAGCGTCACGTCGGGGTCCGCCTTCACTAGGGCCTTCACTCGCGCCAGAGGCAGCCTCGAAAGACGGGCCCCGGGCGCGCCCGTCGGGGCTGGCGGCTGTGGCGCGGCCGCCTCCCCACCCGGCCCCTCCTCCTCCGGGGGCGAACCGCTTccagcagccgccgccgccgccatccCGGGCCCCAGCGTGCTGCGCGCGGCCGCTGACTGTGCGCGCGCACGCGGCGCCTGCCCCTTTCCCGCGCAGGCCGGAGGCCACGCCTCCTCCCCGCGGGCACATGGCTCTTCCCCTCACGCGGCGGGGCGCCCGGGAATCTCGGCCGGCGGGGACTCGCGTGGGGTGTGCGGCCCACGGGAGGACTCGTCACCCGCACCTGGCCGCCACTGGGCTCCCGGTGACTCGGTGGCGGTTCCCCAGTGACCCTCCGGTTCGGCCAGGCCTAGGTAGAGTCAGGCACCGCCCCTTAGTAGAAACAGTGGCTGGACCGGACTGTACCCCGGAGAGCGCCCAGGTCTGGAGACACCCAGACCCTGCCTGCGAGAGGGCCTCGGTCGATGCAGAGAGTGACCCACGGCGACTCCCGGGCGGGCCCAGCATCCGGGCAGAGAGTGCCCAGGAGGGCGCCTCAAGGGGAAGAAGTTTTACGTGCTCTTGAAAGAGGAGGGGTTCGGCTCTGGCGGGCAGAAATGGAAGGAGTTCGTCCAGGCGGAAGATAGCCCAGGAGAAAGGCACTGAAGCTGGAAAAGTGCAGAAAGTTTTGATCACAGGCGTCCACCCTTGTTCCATAATGGGTTATATCAGAGCATTGGTTCTCCACCGTTTTGGTCTCAGGGTCCCTTTAcgctcttaaaaattattgagaaccCCAAAGAACTTTTTATTCTTTAGGTTATGTCTATGAATATATATAGGGttattaaaaattggaaacaattttgAAATGTTAACTCTTAAGATAATAATTCCGTTTCAAGttaacaaaaataacatttatgacaaataacttttcaaaaataaaaaatttaatgaaaaaagtggcattgttttactttttttttccaaatctctttaatgtctggcgtACTAGACTACTGGATTTTCATAGTTGCTTTTGTACCATATGTTCACGTTTTCACTTTTAAGGTAGTTCTAGAAAACTCCACTACATCATCTTGAGACCAAGAATAAAAAAGACGAATAACTTCTCTTCAACCCCCCCCACTTCCCATTTTTCTGTTAttcatattttcccttttcttctcccttttccttagcattgttcaaaaaatagttttgacttcATAGACcgacagaccacactttgagatcTACTAGCATAGAGGAATAGTTCATATCTTCAATACCAGGTTTAAACTAAGTCAGTTTTCTTATAATAATAACTcacattttttgagcacttactatgtgcatGGTTAAAAGGGCTAAGTCATTAATTTAGCTAATTTTCATAATGCCCTATTGAGGCAGGTGatattttaacttcattttacttttgatgaaactgaggcagagtGGTTCATCTTTCACCCACAGCTGGAACATGGTAAACCCAAAACACAGGTGGATTAGATGATATCAGAAATCACTCTCCTTTCCAACATTATGTGGTAAACTGTGCATGTGACTGGATTGACATAGAGTGGCTCCACTGCAGCAAAACAAAAGGCATGGCCCAGAATTAAAACCTGCAGAAGGGGAGTCTtgagtcactgaaaatttcataaGAACCTTTTTTAAGGCCTCTCCTGAATCAGTTACCAGGTTACAATTTGAAGACAAGCCATGATGGGAATCTTGTGTCTGCAGTAGAATGCTTCACAGGAGCAACGTTTCAGCAGTCTCAAAGTACTAACTGTGACCTAAATTCAGAGTTAGCAAGATAAAAGAGTTGACTACCAACAGGGCAGGGTGAGTTAAGACTTCCTGGAGGGAGAGAGTCAAGTTGACTTTTAAAGGCTTCTGTCTTCAACCCCCCCTTACTTTCCAGTTTTCTCTGTTAttcatattttcccttttcttcctccaaTGCCTCCTTTTTCCTTATCACTTGAATGTTTCCCACCTggcccagccccaccctcctttCCTTGGttttataataacaaaaagatTTCTTTAGACCCCTCAGGATCTCCTTACTAGGAGCATTGAAAGGCATTAAGATGTCTTCAAAAGGGGAATCATGTTTTACTGTCTTGAATTTTAGTggcaaaaagaagaaacaggaagtcaAAGATCAAAAAAagtcaaggaagaaaaaaagaatgtttgcatatcaattttaatgaatgaaaggctaaaaatatctttaaaaggcTACAAGAGGAAAATTAGtgcaaaaaataaatgttatgtgAAGCAGCTTATATAATAAATTAGTGGTTACAGACAGTTCACCATCCACCCTGCTGGGGTAAAAGTTCTACCcaggaaatatatatatggagGACACTGGTAACACTTCATcttctgaattaatttttaaaataagtgtgtacatgtgtatgtgttgtatgtgcatatatatattattgtataTACATCTATATGTACACACACTTGAGGGTCAAATGATTAAAACTCATAGGGAAAACAGAGACCacagtagattaaaaaaaagccaTAGGACTGTTCAAAGGGAAAggtaaagagaaagaataaagcatCAGGTTGGCCATAGAAACCTTGGGATGCAGGAATGCTTACACACTTAAAAGTCAACCCATCAGAAGAGGAAAGCatactgagaaaaagaaaagcgagaacaaaaggtaaaaaggaaaagattGCTCTTACTCAATTCAGTGTTTAAAGAAATTGTTTAGACAGTGTTCCCAATCTTTTCCCCCAATTTTGACTAAAATGACATAAACTTAATGTGGTCTACAAGGCTCTGCATGGTGGGGCTCCTTCTAGCCgcaatcccccacccccaccccagcccccagcccccaaccccatCGTACCATATCAGCCCCTCTCTCTGCACTCTAACCACACAGCTTTTGTCTTCAGTTCTTCAGCAATTCTGCCCGGAAAGCTTTGCTCACCTTCCCCCAAATCCTACCCTCACCTTCTTGTGGAAGCCTTCCCAACCAACGCACCCTCCCACAGACAGGTTAAAACCCTCCTACCACTGGGCACTTTTCCTTCCTAGCACTGATCACAGATTGCAGTCCTGCATTTGCCAGTGTGATTATTTGATATttgcctcttcccctcccccgCCACCCCAGACTGTAAATGCCACTGGGGCAGGGTCTCTGCTTTTGTTCACTGACAGTCCAGTCcgtggcacagtgcctggcacttagtaggtggTCAATAgaaatttactgaatgaatgaattattagcAGTGGCCCACCTGGAATTGACCCCTGCCTaaggaggtgtgccagtttggatgtgttgtatccccccaaaagccatgttctttgatgcaatcttgtggggacagacgtattagtgttgattaggttgtaacctttttattgtgtgtttctgtggagatgtgatccacccaactgtgaatgacaactttgattaggatgtgaccagttgattgaatgtttccatgaagatatggacctgtccattcagggtgggttttgatttagTCACTGGCatcatataaaagagctcacaaacagaatgGAGACAGCCATCGAAAGCAAACTTTTGCCagcccagagaaactaagagaacagcCCAAGATGTCTAGAGAGGAAcaccttgggagaaagccatttgagagcagaaccccagagcagacgctagccacgtgcctgtgccttcccagctcacagaggttttccggttgccgtccatgttcttcaatgaagATACCTtactgctgatgcctttgtttggacacttttgaccttaagactgtaacttcgtaaccaaataaaccccctttaaaaaagtcaatccatttctggtgttttgcaaaatggcagcattagcaaaccagaacaggaggtATATCAGAACCTGGCAAAGAAGTATTCTTTGAAAATGCCAATCAAGGGTTTTTAGTAATTCCCATAAGGGGTACCTTCCTCTTAATCTTTAGAATCACTGCCTTGGGCAATTAATTTAGAGTTTgtataaatgttttgttttatttaatggcAGGGAATGTTAAAAGCATGAAAGAatctttataaatgttttaagCCTGAAAAAAAAGATAGATACTAGTAATTGCTGGAAATAAAGAGGTACCTGTAAAGGAATAAACACttactcggttctggaggagaaaagaatttatttatgatcttgcaagaaaaGGCGCACAGCCATAAACTGTAGTGGGCTGGGGCGTGGGAAGAGCATGGCGATCTTTAATATCCTACTCCTAACGCGCAGGtcccttccctgtctccccaTCGGCTgagtactccagaggttacagcttATCTGAGAGAGCTAGCCCGTCTtggagattttgaattgtacagcctatccgagagagctcattcagtttaaatttcctgctgggagttcccgcctctgattataccccatatccctttacattccagtaaccctggttatttttcccatataaggagctggcactgattctaggcttacatcatggctctctctcttccctttaccacagaggCTGTTTAAACCAGTTCTGccgccattttccctattccatgctgcctttatgtgaaagctaaacttaaccctttcttaaaATAATGATTTGGATCATTTCCTCTCATTCATTTAGCCTCCTTCTCTCAATGGAAACTGATGAAATTGGACTTGTCATTGAACAGAACTGAACTTGCCCTACCCTCTAATCTTTGGGACTGGTGGTCTTTGGAACAGTTCATGAACCACCAGGAGTAGCAATCTTGAAGGGCCCAAACTCCCCTAAATAATCACCCATAGATTGCTTTTTAGTTTCATAGATTATAAAGTTGGATTTTCTTAATCTCAAGAAGTAATGAACAATTGTGACCTTTGGGTCATCTTTAAGACATACTTTAAAGAGTGGAGATCCTAAAAATTCAGGCATTTACATATATGAATGAAAGTTACTATAGCATTTCAGTTATGAATTAAACTGACATACAGAATGATTTAGCCAATAAACACAGTTAAAGATCATCAATTATCCCATCGCTACTTACAATCAGCAGCACTTTTTATATTAAGCTTAATTCCAGGAGAATATTTAGGATCTTATGATGATTTTTTGTCAGATTTAATGTTCAACTTGCTCATGCAGAACAACTGTGCAAGCTCTTTCACCCCATCATGAGCATGTCTTGTAGACTAAGGTGGACCAGGAAACTTCAGAATCTCAGAGCCACAGCCATGCCACCTGGACCAGCAAGGAAGGCCCCAGTGTAATCGGTGCCCTGCTGGCAACAATGCCAGGCAGAACCCCGTTCCAGGTTCGAGACTCTCACTGCAGAAAGAATTCAGATACCAGAGGTGCCagtaggaataagtagtaaagtttattgaagaaagggagaaagaatacACATTAAAGAGATAATGCGGTGTGTTTAAGGGAGAAGCATGCACTGGGTGGCAGTGGGTTAGCTTATTTATAGGGAAgttttacattgattttcttctttcgACCTTTGAACACCAGGTGTCCtctttgttctaggaggagaCAGACATCGAAACTTGTGACATGCCATCacatatctaaaatttgtctttgggcagatgtgTAACAGCCTTTATGACTccatgctttctgtcattaactaagaatttgctttgggcccatgattttacaagcttttatggtttggggaggtttcagagctttaggggaaatttttgtcccatgAGGTTTGCAGCTGAAGTTCACAGCTCTGCATTAACATTTTGGAAGCTGAACAgagaccagggaccacagccaTGATGCCCTGTTCTATCCTGCCTCACCGAGAGGCTGAACTCATGACACATGCCAGCAGCACAGGACGAGTTTTGACAAATATCACCCAGGTCACCTTGGGAAGATCAGTATGAAGTTTTACCACCTGAAGATGAACCAGAACTACTGCCTGACTGTCAACTCAACATAATGTAGACCTTTGTTTGGTGAAGCAATCAAGAGTCAGTGCTGCTGAAACAACAGCTGCCCCCATCTTTAATGGGGTACAGTTGGGCTATTGCAATGTTCCGGGGAGAGGAACGTGCCCAAAGATGTCATCTTGAAGGTCAAGTCCTTTGGCAAAAGATTTAAGAAAGAGCATGTGGGGGCAGCCTGTGTCCTGGTGACCAAATGGGGATGAGATCCATCAACCATTATAAGTGCTTTTCccgaaagaaagaaaatctatatGTAAGAGAAAGTCCATACCTACTGTGAACAAAGCTTGACTTCCCACTAGCATTTCTCTTAGAGGCTGGGTTCCTTCATTGTTTTGTTGGTCATCTTgataattttcagattttttccaGATAGGCAGAAAGTCCTTTTCCCTGATTCAAGCTTGTCATAAGAAGTCATACCATCTTTCTTATGTAAGAATGCAGTGTTTTTCAAAAGAGAGCTTTGGGCTTCACCCCCTCACCACTTCCTTTCCTCTGGGGTAGGGGACTAGGAATGAGATTGAACTCAAGGAGTTATTAGGAGTAAGAGCTGGAATGGCAGTTTGGTATCATGCCTCAAATTATAGCATGTtttgttacttttaaaatatgtctaCAAATTCTATGACACCCCTCCTTCAAAAGGCAAAGCCTAAAAAGAGTCCTTAAATGTAGGCTGGGcttagtgactcacttctaatTAACAGAATATGGTGGAAGAACATTGTAACAGCTTCCAAGGTTAGATCATAAAAGGCATTGCACAAGAAGACCATTAGAGCCATTAAATttgttcagcaaggttgcagtaTAAAAGATGAATATACCCAAACCAATTGCATTTCTATGCACTAGCAGTGAACATTCCaaacatgaaatttaaaaattaaaaaaacaaaaacaattccatttatagcatgaaaaagaataaaatacttaggaataaattaacaaaaaaatgcaaatttttacactaaaaaactataaaacatcagGACTGGAAGACTTGATATTGTTAACATGACAGtatccccaaattgatctacagattaaacacaatccctttaccacacacacacacacacacacacacacattccaaaTACACATA is a genomic window of Choloepus didactylus isolate mChoDid1 chromosome 17, mChoDid1.pri, whole genome shotgun sequence containing:
- the POLE4 gene encoding DNA polymerase epsilon subunit 4 — its product is MAAAAAAGSGSPPEEEGPGGEAAAPQPPAPTGAPGARLSRLPLARVKALVKADPDVTLAGQEAIFILARAAELFVETIAKDAYCCAQQGKRKTLQRRDLDNAIEAMDEFAFLEGTLD